The DNA sequence TTGTGATGAAGTTCTTTTTCTCTCATCAACAACAAgaacatcagaacattgaagtcaatcAAATCCGTTCTCAAGAAAACCTGGTCGTCCTTTTCACTAAGTCACTGCCGAAGTTTACTTTTcaaaagcttgttcaaggaattggtatgtgtAAACTTTCTGTgttgtaacattgttagttctctttggaattgtgtcaaagTCAAGGGAAGTATCttgaagtatactcacttgatcttaatgtactcttttttcctACGCTTAGGAGCATGTTTCCCTTTGGGTTTTTGCTATTTGattaggttttaacgaggcacccatcatGACCGGTCCTGCCCTTGTGTATGTCCCATTGGCGTTTAAATTGGCTTTGCATCCAACTCACCGTTTTCCTTAGAGTATGGGTTTTTGTCCCAtattgggttttaccatagctgAGTTTTGTGAGATTTGTTTCCATATCCAAGATCTATGTTTGAGACCAGTGCGTTCCCAGATTAGTGTCAACGAGTGGACTTTCTCAACTTTGTCGAACCTGATATTGCAtatacttgagtatttacacacttaagaGAGTGAGTGTTATAACTATTATGTAATTGTGAATGTGAATGTGTAAATCCGAAATAAATTTGGTTTCTATAGTCCATTATTCTAGTGATTCTTTTCCTATAGTATTGTACTTATTTGGAGGACAAGTTATTCCTATTCTCTtgatttactataaataaagtcACTGAAAATCACAACAATCCCTAAACATTCTACAATTTATCCATTCTCTCTATATTGCCCCACCCTCTGTCTCCCTATATAACATAGACCACAACATTAGAAAATTTATCccaacaatttaattttttttattacaaacaaaaaagtaaaataaaaaaggattcGAAAAAGAAGGTATTTGCATGAAAACTTTGGCTTCTTTTTCATTCCCTCCCAAATTCACAATATATAAGTCGTGTGATTGTAATTTGTAATGTTAAAACTGATGATGGTTTCCTTTAGGACCCCCTTTGTAAAGCTGGCCCTCTTCCACTATCAAATTATTACATTAGACATAAACACGAAAAATGCAAGTCAATCTGTTAATGTTAAATCGTTTTCAAGATTctctaaaccctaaaattttaCAGAAGATTAGTAGAGCAGTAAAAGCATCAAAGAAAGAAATGTCGCATCAGAAAGAAATTTCGCatctttttaccaaaaaaaaaaaaaaaaaaatgaaacctcGCATCAGAAGCGCAAGGTTGCTTAGAGGCCAAGGCAGCATTACGACATTGTACATGCCGCGAGCGGAAACATGAGCAAAGCAATATCAGATAAATACCAATCACCGAATCCGATAATACATCATAAGCATCGTCGTTATCGTCCTATTTCGTCAAATGAAGCGTGTAAGTGAGGGTAAGAAAAAGAACCGAATACTACTTATCAAGTACAAACCAATGAAAGACGTCACAAGGCTTGGGAGCAGCAGTAGAGGTGATCCCCCGGGCACAGACATTATCAGGCCTTCACACAACAGTTGAAGTAGCTGAAAATACTCCGTCGAGCCTGTTCagagaagaaaacaaatataaaaacacGACCACGgaacaaaaacaaatgaaagacTGAATTTGTGAACAATAACCAGGACCAAAATTTGTAATCCCATCCCCATCCATGATATATCCCTCTAAAAAGAAAGTTTCAAATCCAAATACCATAAGTGAAAAGGGCACTTGAGCATCAAGTAGCTGAGTCAAATCCTTTCCTTTCACCATCACTACTTTAGTACTTACTAGGGCCCGACTTATAAAAGTTGGATCCACAATAATTATTTACACACTAATTTGATTACTCTgccttttctttattttttttaacatacgatattatctacattaaatgAGAGAGAGGGTAAGCTTAGCCTTataataggttagcaataatgtggttcaaattcgcctatggcgagaatcaaacttgagacctctcacttataagtgaagatgaataccattaAACCGTAGTACAAGGTGAcacatattttctttgtttagaTATGAACAGGTACGATATTCGTGCTATAATAATTCATATGGCCTAAAACAGCTGGTGCATGTGCACCACTTAGACTTGAGTGTAAATATCTCCCCTTGGATCACTTATTCAATTCTTTTTCCAACACACAGAATAATGAGCTGTTATTTTAATATGTTAGAGGTAGAGCATCTCATGCATGTGCAACCACTTTTATGATCGAATGTGTGTAACCTTAATACATTTACCAACAACATTCTAAATTATCTATATTAATGGGATTATCCTAGCAATTTTATGCATATTAAAAACGATTTGTGGATTGCTTGGGTGGTCAGAGCTTTTCTTTTCAACTCACTGCATTCGGAGTTCAAATCATATCCCCTGATTATaataaaaaccaaatgaaataaAAGCTTTACCCCTATGACTTGTCAAAGATCATGTGACAGTGCGACCGtcaaacacaaaataattttttgtatttttcatttttatttggttaGTGGGTGTAGATGGTCCCTGATCCTGACCTTAGATGGTTTAGTTTTCTACCCTGTATTAAAcccccaagaaaaagaaaaaaaataatatccatTCTAAGTAATCCTCATGGGAAaacaatcattttaaaagtatgaAAATTGAGATGAAGTTTGAAACATTAATTTTCAAAGTGGTCATGAAATCATCAACTACAGAATAAAACATGATTACCGCAAAGGCGCCATTTGCGCTAATCATCGCTTCTTCTATTGTTAATGATTATGATCACTTTCAAAATAAACAGAATGAACCTCCTTGACCAAATCTTGTGATTTTCTTCTTTAAATATAATAACTACAAAGCCAAAAATTCTTCAAATGAATCAATCTCAGTCATTTATTTCTCgtgccactcagtactacgtaCACTATTGAAGAAAAGTTGTAAATGAAATGTCAATACTATATTAGACAGTTGCTCCCGACTCACTACATTGCCGACTCAACTGGTTTAATAAAAGGGTAGTCCACTCCCCAATCCCCACTCATCCTTTCAGCATGCAGAAATAGCATATGCAAGCCTCTATCATAACTTTATACTGCTCATAATTCATAACTGCACCAACTCCTCCTACTGCTATTTGTATATTCAATAATTGCATGTTTAATGCGAGTGGCCCTTTACCACCCTGGTATAACGGTGTGAGTTAGAATTTCGTCgatgactaatctaacaaaatttatcgtttgacaaaaaaataataattgcatGTTTAAtaccaaacaaaaataaataaaataaaattgaaagaaaggGAGAGGGAAAGGAAGCATACAGTTGGAGAGTGGGGGGTCCGATGGTAATGGGGTTCATTGTGAACAGCACCCACTTTAGCAGCGTTTGAGGCAATGAGCTCTTCTTCATTTCCAAGACTGGCTCTCGAAACATCTCTCTTGTTTTGCTTCCTCATTTCCCTTATTTTTGAGAAATCAAGAGAATAGTCTGGCACTTGCCCCTTCTGATCCCAGTCCCCGAATTGTGGCACTGATAACCATGGTGCATTTTTCTGCATTCAATAAACTAACCAACTAGTTAATCGATTCACTGTTGGacgagtttaaattttaagatttgagtAGCAAATAGATTGGATCAAACTCATCAAACGATAACTAATGTGGCGGTGGTAATGCTCATCGCCCACTCGTAGGCAAGACCAAAAGTGGCTTGAAGAGCCATAAATTAAAGGCTGTGTGGGTTGAGGGAAACATGATATAAAGATTGAATCACACCCAGGTGAAAAATTAGCCATTTATTGAAGTGAATAACGAGAAAGAGTTGGGGAAGACCAAGCCAAAGATTTTGGTTAATGTGATAAATTTGACTCTTTCTAAGCATGAAACCTCAAAACCAATTCAACACCCAAGTTTTCTTTACCAGAATTAAGGACAAGGAAAATGGTCCGACAactacttaattaattaactaaaaccATATTCATAGATCTCATTAATTTTCTCAGCAATTTCAAGCTAAtcaacaaattaaacaaatttcaaaacaaCCCCCAATCCCCCGGCAACAAAAAATCAAAGCCCAAAAACGTTTATGCTCTGTTTGGCTACCCAGAAAACGCAGGAAAACAGAACATACTATGTTTCTGAATCCACAGCAGAGCTATTTACACAAGTCAAGAAAATTGGCCACTTGGGTTTTTCTCAGTTTCTCCTGCAAGAAAAACGAACCTAAACATGCACACACCCGAACAATCCTTTACTTCTTCCCACAGTTTATAATTTTCCCAGAAACCAAACAACGaatagagaaaaagagaagaagagaaacaCCTCCTTACGATCCTCCATGAGATAAAGACTCGTCTCAGATCCTCACAGAAACTTGTCCACCTTTATAATTTTCAAGATATGTAAAATAATACAAcggaaaataattaaaaataaaatagaaaaccaAGAAAAGTTGAGAGCTTTGGTGAGAGGGAAAGCAGAGGAGAGCGGACTGTGCGTGTTTGTTATGCGTATCAAACCTTTAACAGTACCAAGACAACACGGCAGACAAATCAGACATGCTGTATATGCGTTTACGACACTAGCCCTATTCTCGTCGGTCATTTACATAAAGGCCACTTTCGTGACGCTCTACGTCTTTCGGTCTATCCTTTTACTTGTCCGCCTTTGCTTTGGAAGTTTTGTCTATGAGATCATCTCTAATgatgggctaaatgctaaattaACCCTGAAATTTCCCCTCTAAACAATCTCCAACCCATGTTAAAATATTGGGCTAAATGCCAAATGTTAAAGCTGGGCCAAATACCCCCCAAAATCCCCCCCGGTGCGACTGGACTCGTTGGCAATTGGGCCAGTCTCGGCTCGATCAAGCTCCAACGCGCCCCACACTGTGCGCTTGCAAACCTTTCACGACAGGGGTGGGCCCCGCTGTCAGCTGTTTGTCAGCCACCCAAAAATCCCAACGGCTATAATTTGAATCCAAGGGCTTGGTTTAACggaccgttggttgatccaacggtccagatttaaatttaatttttttttaaatatgttattttaaaatacattcaatccaacggctgagatcgaatataatcaaattcaacggtaaaaaaaaaacgatctaatggcccaaatttaaatccaacagttaaaataatttaaaaaaaataatttaactcaaaattcacccaaaaattctataaatacctatgtatttgttcaaacatcgacacaaaactcaattttctcctacaattcttccaatttatctttctaccatttctttccatttccaaattgttcaacatggcaagagagcatattagaggtcgtaattggacctgtgaggaagatgttgctttatgcTTGGCATAGGTTTCTGTTAGCAAAGATGGTGCAGttggcacaaatcaaaataaaaaagttttgtgggataaaatcattgtaaagtttcaagaaaactaCAACGGCGGCGGGCGGGAcggtggtggtgtttatgatcaatggaagactatcaacaaagcatgcactttatgaaagggaagcttggagagagccatggTTGGCATGCCTAGTGGAAGGAGCGCcatagaaattgtgagttttgttcttgatattttatttgtcatgtacataatattagtttgcaactaattatttttatgtactttttgcATAGGGGGACAAAGCAATggaaatttacaagacaagagtaacacaaaaaaaaatcaagtttttaagttgcaacatgcttgggacatcctcaaggattgtccgaggtggggaatCGATGTGGACCAACAATGAGGAAGATTATTTCAACGTGAAGCCGCACAGACAAATGCCAGAGATGAAGGTGTCGATGAAATGACCCCATCTCctcttttgcaaggcccccggGAAAAGATAAgtaaaaggaagcaaagagaaaagggaagttcCAAGATCCGATGAGTGGACACTTTGCTATCGGAATTGCAAAATTGAACGAAACCCATAACGCTCGCCAAGAAGAAACGACCCGAATGCGTTTGCAAATGAAGGAAATCTTAGATATGGAGCAAGAAAGGTTTGAAGTTAATTTGATGATGGAGGACCTCAgcaaatacactccagagaggaagaagttcttacgtggtaagcaaaaggaaattttgcGAAAGTCTGCCTCAAGGAGTATGTTTCAAGATGATGAATCCTCTGAACCCTATATTCCAATTCAATCACGAAGTCTATCACCAAGTGAAGATGGTGGATatgattattaagtttatgtaatgtatgaattatgtgctttattaattaag is a window from the Pyrus communis chromosome 16, drPyrComm1.1, whole genome shotgun sequence genome containing:
- the LOC137720711 gene encoding uncharacterized protein, whose amino-acid sequence is MEDRKEKNAPWLSVPQFGDWDQKGQVPDYSLDFSKIREMRKQNKRDVSRASLGNEEELIASNAAKVGAVHNEPHYHRTPHSPTARRSIFSYFNCCVKA